One Atribacterota bacterium DNA segment encodes these proteins:
- a CDS encoding DUF2202 domain-containing protein → MKMRSTIKGIITLVVILVITGLVMVRIFAQGTNATFERGIFTTIRGMETGPLSSEEIEGILLMREEEKLAREVYTALYEKWNLRTFESIGQGSETTHMDAMKMLLDRYNLEDPVGEDIPGVFQNGELQKAYDELVAKGSRSIQDAILVGAYIEDLDIYDLERLIKETDNDDIKIVYQNLLKGSRNHLRAFDRQLQRYNLTYEAQFLTQEEYDRIAASRQESGGAITDPNFKF, encoded by the coding sequence ATGAAGATGAGAAGCACGATAAAAGGCATCATTACTCTGGTGGTGATTTTAGTCATAACCGGTTTAGTGATGGTCCGCATCTTTGCCCAGGGAACGAATGCCACTTTTGAAAGGGGGATCTTCACTACGATCAGGGGCATGGAAACAGGTCCCTTGTCCAGTGAAGAGATCGAGGGAATACTGCTGATGCGGGAAGAGGAAAAGTTAGCCAGGGAAGTCTATACTGCCCTGTATGAAAAATGGAACTTGAGAACCTTTGAGTCTATAGGTCAGGGAAGTGAAACAACCCATATGGATGCCATGAAAATGCTTTTAGACCGCTATAACCTGGAAGATCCAGTGGGAGAGGATATCCCCGGTGTCTTCCAAAATGGAGAACTACAAAAAGCTTATGATGAACTGGTGGCTAAGGGAAGCAGGTCCATCCAGGATGCCATCCTGGTAGGTGCCTATATTGAAGACCTGGATATCTATGACCTGGAACGGTTGATTAAAGAGACAGACAATGATGATATCAAAATTGTCTATCAGAATCTACTGAAGGGTTCACGAAACCACCTCAGGGCTTTTGACCGACAGCTACAGCGCTACAACCTGACTTATGAAGCCCAATTTTTAACCCAGGAGGAATATGATCGCATTGCAGCCAGCAGGCAGGAATCCGGCGGAGCCATCACCGACCCGAATTTTAAATTCTAA
- a CDS encoding 4Fe-4S binding protein, whose product MSKKKSKNYLLRIIVQVFFLMLIVMISYNHYRVEQGLAPVLIGSPSLHAICPFGGVVTAYTYFTQGIFVRKIHQSSFTLMWLVLLLTLIFGPVFCGWACPFGTVQEFVGKIGKRIFPKKYNRFIIPKTDQLLRYMRYIVLILVIYITTRELTLVFLNIDPYFALFNFWSDDVTLSALIMLGIMLILSLFVERPWCKYLCPLGALLGIFNLFRIIPLRRNKGTCINCKQCDNICPINIEISDKRIIRNHQCISCLLCTDEVTCPVKDTLYFGFLRKN is encoded by the coding sequence ATGTCCAAGAAGAAAAGTAAGAACTATTTATTGAGGATTATAGTCCAGGTATTTTTCTTAATGCTCATAGTTATGATAAGTTACAATCATTACCGAGTTGAACAGGGCTTAGCACCTGTTCTAATCGGATCACCTTCTTTGCATGCCATCTGTCCCTTCGGGGGTGTTGTGACCGCCTATACCTATTTTACCCAAGGGATTTTTGTCAGAAAGATTCATCAGTCTTCCTTCACCCTAATGTGGCTGGTTCTTTTACTGACCCTGATTTTCGGACCCGTATTCTGCGGGTGGGCATGTCCTTTTGGTACGGTACAGGAGTTTGTAGGGAAAATTGGCAAAAGAATATTCCCGAAAAAATATAACCGATTTATCATTCCCAAGACAGATCAGTTGCTGCGTTATATGCGTTACATTGTCCTTATCCTGGTCATCTATATTACCACAAGGGAACTGACCCTGGTTTTTCTGAATATTGATCCATATTTTGCCCTGTTTAATTTCTGGTCAGATGATGTCACGCTATCTGCCCTCATTATGCTGGGCATCATGTTAATCCTGTCCTTGTTTGTGGAACGCCCCTGGTGTAAGTATCTTTGTCCCTTAGGGGCATTACTGGGGATATTTAATCTCTTTCGCATAATTCCATTAAGACGCAATAAAGGAACCTGTATCAACTGCAAACAATGTGATAATATTTGTCCTATTAATATTGAGATATCGGATAAAAGAATTATTCGTAATCATCAGTGCATCTCCTGCCTGCTTTGCACCGATGAGGTTACATGTCCAGTGAAGGATACTCTTTATTTTGGGTTTTTACGTAAAAACTAA
- a CDS encoding DUF4173 domain-containing protein — MARITQKQINKEVFTPIILLVFFSTMIFVRSNDLLIFLDIVTSLILLLVIAEISFYSKLKKPSLQDFLKIFFLPFKFFQLAFQTLSNIFLLRGVKEDRKILSQILSGIIMTIPALFVFLLLFSSADLIFQKYISEILSIENEMELFLRFLLILIVTIVFIGAYTYSFREEGETIMPQSSNKHAVGQIGSSIILGSINILFSIFIIVQMTYLFGGESNISAQGFTYAEYARRGFFELIAVAAISLFLLLIAEKYVIKKEAEHTLSFKILSTALVTQVILIMVSAFIRLSLYEEAYGFTTLRFYSHAFIILLAVIFCLLFYKFFQDDRESAFTLRVLISVVLFIAIMNLLNPDAFIVRRNIERFERIGKIDIDYLGSLSDDAIPITINVLDILDEDMRKSLSFILYQHTQNRDSFYYSQWQSFNLSRIRANEILKSKIHELEAYKNLQ, encoded by the coding sequence ATGGCAAGAATCACTCAAAAACAAATAAATAAAGAAGTTTTTACACCTATCATATTGCTTGTATTTTTTAGTACAATGATTTTTGTTCGCTCCAACGACTTACTAATCTTTCTTGATATCGTTACTTCGCTAATATTATTACTTGTTATTGCTGAAATATCTTTTTATAGCAAATTGAAAAAGCCTTCCCTTCAAGATTTTTTAAAAATCTTTTTTCTGCCTTTTAAATTTTTTCAGCTCGCATTCCAAACATTATCAAATATATTTTTACTACGCGGGGTAAAAGAAGATAGAAAAATATTATCTCAAATTCTAAGTGGAATTATAATGACAATCCCTGCTCTTTTTGTATTTCTCTTATTATTTTCTTCTGCAGATCTGATTTTTCAAAAATATATTTCAGAGATATTAAGTATTGAAAACGAAATGGAACTATTTTTAAGATTTCTTTTAATCTTAATAGTTACAATTGTTTTTATCGGTGCTTATACTTATTCATTCCGGGAGGAAGGTGAAACTATCATGCCACAGAGCAGCAATAAACACGCTGTTGGGCAGATAGGAAGCTCTATTATCCTGGGCTCAATAAATATTTTATTTTCCATTTTTATAATTGTTCAAATGACTTATCTTTTTGGCGGTGAAAGTAATATATCAGCTCAAGGATTTACCTATGCCGAATATGCACGTCGAGGATTTTTTGAATTAATAGCAGTTGCTGCTATCTCTTTATTCTTACTTTTAATTGCAGAAAAATATGTGATTAAAAAAGAGGCTGAACATACATTAAGTTTTAAGATTTTAAGTACTGCACTTGTTACTCAGGTAATATTAATAATGGTCTCCGCTTTTATCCGCTTATCTCTTTATGAAGAAGCTTATGGATTTACTACTTTGAGGTTCTATAGCCATGCATTTATTATTTTGTTAGCAGTTATTTTCTGTTTACTTTTTTATAAATTTTTTCAGGACGATAGGGAAAGTGCTTTTACACTTCGTGTTTTGATCTCGGTAGTATTGTTTATAGCTATTATGAATTTACTAAATCCTGATGCATTTATTGTTCGAAGGAATATAGAGAGGTTTGAAAGGATTGGTAAGATAGATATTGATTATTTAGGTTCCCTGTCAGATGATGCCATACCTATTACTATTAATGTATTGGATATTCTGGATGAGGACATGAGAAAAAGCCTGTCCTTCATATTATATCAACATACTCAAAATAGAGACTCTTTTTATTATTCACAATGGCAATCTTTCAATCTGTCACGTATAAGAGCAAATGAAATTCTTAAATCAAAAATCCATGAGCTTGAAGCATATAAAAATTTACAGTAG
- a CDS encoding type II toxin-antitoxin system RelE/ParE family toxin — protein sequence MKKKDVQVKLAALVKYIADHGRLFDKTKVRKVDSDEKIFEFKPKEHRFFSFFYKEKKIIITNAYMKKSQKVSKNDLEKAKNIKRDYIARVIGGNYYEKN from the coding sequence ATGAAAAAAAAGGATGTACAGGTTAAATTGGCGGCCTTGGTAAAGTATATTGCTGATCACGGTAGACTTTTTGATAAAACAAAAGTCAGGAAAGTAGATTCAGATGAAAAAATATTTGAGTTTAAACCGAAAGAACATCGTTTTTTTAGCTTTTTTTATAAAGAAAAGAAAATAATTATTACTAATGCTTATATGAAAAAATCTCAAAAAGTTAGCAAAAATGATTTAGAAAAAGCTAAAAATATAAAAAGGGACTATATTGCGAGGGTTATAGGAGGTAATTACTATGAAAAAAACTAA
- a CDS encoding carboxymuconolactone decarboxylase family protein, translated as MRLLSQYFPEFTDKLDEIDNMYQGKRMINEKTYQFICLALSIKNRSTPCVKKHFKGALEAGATLKEISYILALTFRESAGSDDCWVHDVLKDYKEIIKSNIKCCD; from the coding sequence ATGAGATTATTATCCCAATATTTTCCGGAATTTACTGATAAATTAGATGAAATTGATAATATGTATCAGGGAAAAAGAATGATTAATGAAAAAACTTATCAGTTTATTTGTTTAGCTTTGTCTATTAAAAATCGTTCTACTCCCTGTGTTAAAAAGCACTTTAAAGGCGCATTAGAGGCAGGAGCTACTTTAAAAGAAATTAGTTATATCCTGGCTTTAACTTTTAGAGAGAGTGCCGGAAGCGATGATTGCTGGGTACATGATGTGTTAAAGGACTATAAAGAAATCATAAAAAGTAATATAAAATGCTGCGATTAG
- a CDS encoding N-6 DNA methylase — MRDVFRFISLEDPPKSLQVIVDDIGELLWATEVKKILDEYYQSGRGNDPIIHFYETFLSTYDPGIREKRGVYYTPETVVNYIVKAIHSILKTNFNLSDGLANPEVKLLDPAGGTLTFPAKAINLAAEEYRSKYGKGALHQWIKNHILNNFYAFELMMAPYAIGHLKMGFILDELGYQLAEDERFKLYLTNTLEMEEIEQMPILIFTSISEESHLAGKIKKEQPILVILGNPPYSGISSNVNDWTEKLLKEDIEGCQSYYKVDDKPLGEKKVWLQDDYVKFLRFAQWKIQTSGSGVLGMITNHSYLDNPTFRGMRQSLMKTFDEIYILDLHGNSLKKETTPEGGKDENVFDIRQGVSIALFIKNKDKKEPAIYHADLYGLREEKYDWLDENEFKVENYAELKPVSPWYFFIPRNVSKIQKYLKWKKVNEIFPVNVTGIVTARDSLAIDFDKNSLRNKIQMFRNPNLPDDLIKDSLNIGENYQWKISEQRRKFREVNDWENYFNKILYRLFDTRHIYYQDNIVFRCRFEVMRNMLEENISICYARQYSGNDQYSQFIISKNMVDNRTFFSSKGIIQQAPLYLYPDSRKKNLFNHHKTEKEPNISPVIFKKLEESYKQIPTPEEILYYIYGIFYSNIYRETYAKFLKIDFPRVPFTLDESLFREMGKLGKQLADLHLLKSPLFDIPVARYQGEGDNDRIDKIDYQENEQRIYINNDKFFEGIVPEVWNYYIGGYQVLPKYLKDRKGRILEDAPHYCRIVTALQKTIEIQKQIDNLYPEIEKDLIGF; from the coding sequence TTGCGTGATGTTTTTCGTTTTATTTCCCTGGAAGATCCGCCCAAATCTCTGCAAGTCATTGTAGATGATATTGGCGAACTTTTATGGGCAACCGAAGTAAAGAAGATACTGGATGAATATTATCAATCCGGCAGGGGAAACGATCCCATTATTCATTTCTATGAAACCTTTCTATCCACTTATGACCCGGGTATCAGGGAAAAACGCGGAGTCTACTATACCCCGGAAACGGTAGTAAATTATATTGTGAAAGCAATTCACTCTATCTTAAAAACTAATTTTAATTTATCCGATGGTCTGGCAAATCCGGAAGTCAAATTACTTGATCCGGCCGGTGGCACACTGACCTTTCCAGCCAAGGCTATCAATCTGGCTGCAGAAGAATACAGGTCTAAATATGGTAAAGGTGCGCTGCACCAGTGGATTAAAAACCATATCCTGAATAATTTTTATGCCTTTGAATTGATGATGGCTCCCTATGCCATCGGTCATCTCAAGATGGGCTTTATCCTGGATGAGCTGGGCTATCAACTCGCAGAGGATGAACGATTCAAACTCTATTTAACCAATACTCTGGAGATGGAAGAAATTGAACAAATGCCTATTCTGATATTTACTTCCATAAGTGAGGAAAGCCATTTAGCCGGCAAGATAAAAAAAGAACAGCCGATCCTAGTTATCCTGGGCAACCCGCCCTATAGCGGCATCTCTTCCAATGTCAATGACTGGACCGAAAAACTGCTCAAAGAAGATATTGAAGGTTGCCAGAGTTATTACAAGGTGGATGATAAACCCCTGGGAGAGAAAAAGGTTTGGCTACAGGATGATTATGTTAAATTCTTACGTTTTGCCCAGTGGAAAATTCAAACATCAGGTTCCGGAGTTTTGGGGATGATCACCAATCACAGCTACCTGGATAATCCTACCTTTCGGGGCATGCGCCAGAGTTTAATGAAAACATTTGATGAAATTTATATTCTTGATCTACATGGCAATAGTCTGAAAAAAGAGACTACTCCGGAAGGCGGCAAGGATGAGAATGTCTTTGATATCAGGCAGGGTGTATCCATTGCCTTGTTTATAAAGAATAAAGATAAAAAAGAACCAGCAATCTATCATGCAGATTTATATGGTTTAAGAGAGGAAAAATATGACTGGTTAGATGAAAATGAATTTAAGGTAGAAAATTATGCAGAGTTAAAACCAGTTTCGCCCTGGTATTTCTTTATTCCTAGAAATGTTTCGAAAATACAAAAATATTTAAAATGGAAAAAGGTTAATGAAATATTTCCGGTAAATGTAACAGGAATAGTAACAGCAAGGGATAGCTTAGCAATTGATTTTGATAAGAATTCTCTTAGAAACAAAATTCAAATGTTTAGAAATCCAAATTTACCGGATGATCTTATCAAAGATAGCCTTAATATTGGTGAAAATTATCAATGGAAAATTTCAGAACAAAGAAGAAAATTTAGAGAGGTAAATGATTGGGAAAATTATTTTAATAAAATTTTATATCGGCTCTTTGACACAAGGCATATTTATTACCAAGATAATATTGTCTTTAGGTGTCGGTTTGAAGTTATGAGAAATATGTTAGAAGAAAATATTTCAATATGCTATGCAAGACAATATTCTGGCAATGATCAATATTCGCAGTTTATTATATCAAAAAATATGGTTGATAATCGTACATTTTTCAGCAGCAAAGGTATTATTCAACAAGCTCCGCTATACTTATATCCAGATTCTCGAAAGAAAAATCTTTTCAACCATCATAAGACAGAAAAAGAACCCAACATCTCTCCTGTCATATTTAAAAAATTAGAAGAAAGCTACAAACAAATCCCAACTCCAGAAGAAATTCTCTATTATATCTATGGAATTTTTTACAGCAATATCTACCGGGAAACCTATGCCAAATTCTTAAAGATTGACTTCCCTAGGGTTCCCTTTACCTTAGATGAAAGCTTGTTTCGAGAAATGGGCAAACTAGGTAAACAATTAGCTGATCTGCATCTCCTGAAAAGTCCCTTGTTTGATATACCAGTTGCCCGCTACCAGGGAGAAGGGGACAATGACCGTATCGATAAAATTGACTATCAGGAAAACGAACAGCGTATTTATATCAATAATGACAAATTTTTTGAAGGCATTGTACCTGAAGTTTGGAATTATTATATCGGTGGATACCAGGTATTACCGAAATACTTAAAAGACCGCAAAGGAAGAATATTAGAAGACGCACCACATTATTGCCGCATTGTCACTGCACTACAAAAAACCATCGAAATCCAAAAACAAATTGATAATCTTTACCCGGAAATTGAGAAAGATCTGATTGGGTTTTGA
- a CDS encoding thioredoxin family protein yields MKIEILGMGCPKCKKLFQNAQQAVKELEIEAEIIKTEDLNKITEYGVIMTPALVIDNEVLSPGKILSVEEIKKAINSFTS; encoded by the coding sequence ATGAAGATTGAAATTTTGGGGATGGGATGTCCTAAATGCAAGAAATTATTTCAGAATGCCCAGCAGGCAGTTAAAGAATTGGAAATTGAAGCAGAAATTATCAAGACAGAAGATCTGAATAAGATTACCGAGTACGGGGTAATAATGACTCCCGCCCTGGTCATTGATAATGAGGTTTTAAGCCCTGGCAAGATTTTGTCTGTAGAAGAAATTAAAAAAGCAATAAATTCATTTACATCATAA
- a CDS encoding adenine methyltransferase yields the protein MVKSLLKNYLKELSNTYQHGDAREESYYQYLSILIRELADLLKVKNIDVTTLPKRTEAGNPDFRIWDGKNHITGYIEAKDPSNTNLDIIETTEQLKRYLSTFPNVILTNFYEFRLYRNGERIKEVMIGRPILARKLQAPPPVENTAEFKELFEIFFSFSLPSIKTARSLAIELAKRTRFLRDEIIVVELAENNGNDKGHKQIKGFYEAFQKYLITTLT from the coding sequence TTGGTTAAAAGTCTCTTAAAAAATTATTTAAAAGAACTCAGCAATACCTACCAGCATGGAGATGCCCGCGAAGAAAGTTATTACCAATATCTCAGTATATTAATCAGAGAGTTAGCTGACCTTTTAAAAGTCAAAAATATCGATGTGACTACACTTCCCAAAAGGACCGAAGCAGGTAATCCAGATTTTCGTATCTGGGATGGCAAAAACCATATCACCGGTTATATTGAAGCTAAAGATCCTTCCAATACTAATCTGGATATTATAGAAACCACTGAGCAGTTAAAACGTTATTTGTCTACTTTCCCCAATGTTATTCTAACCAATTTCTATGAATTCCGCCTCTATCGGAACGGAGAAAGAATCAAAGAAGTGATGATAGGCCGACCAATATTGGCCAGGAAATTACAGGCTCCTCCTCCGGTAGAAAATACTGCTGAATTTAAAGAACTATTTGAAATTTTCTTTTCTTTCTCTCTACCCAGTATCAAAACTGCCCGCTCCCTGGCTATTGAACTAGCCAAACGTACCCGCTTCTTACGGGATGAAATTATTGTCGTTGAGCTGGCTGAAAATAATGGAAATGATAAAGGACATAAACAGATTAAAGGCTTTTATGAGGCTTTCCAAAAGTACCTCATTACTACCTTAACATAA
- a CDS encoding helix-turn-helix transcriptional regulator → MKKTKTYMDKLMQDKDFREKFDEEYKNLCLAEQIAKVRHNANLTQEELAQRIESTKSAISRYENSNYNSYSVKLLNKIAKACNTDLQISFVPRGAKGI, encoded by the coding sequence ATGAAAAAAACTAAGACTTATATGGACAAATTAATGCAAGATAAAGATTTTCGAGAAAAATTTGATGAAGAATATAAAAATTTATGTCTTGCAGAACAAATCGCCAAAGTTCGACATAATGCTAATTTAACTCAGGAAGAGTTAGCTCAGCGCATTGAAAGTACTAAGTCAGCAATTTCTCGTTATGAGAATTCTAATTATAATAGCTATAGCGTAAAACTATTAAATAAGATTGCTAAAGCTTGTAATACAGATTTACAAATAAGTTTTGTGCCAAGAGGAGCTAAAGGCATTTAA
- a CDS encoding MerR family transcriptional regulator, giving the protein MHRGAKVSGFRQSTLKYYTELGILPFTQDGERLIRKYNKNEALKRFEEIRKLKERRMAIKEIAEYFEN; this is encoded by the coding sequence ATCCATAGAGGTGCCAAAGTTTCCGGGTTTAGGCAAAGCACGCTAAAATATTATACCGAGCTTGGAATATTGCCTTTTACCCAGGATGGAGAAAGACTGATCCGGAAATATAATAAAAATGAAGCCTTAAAACGCTTTGAAGAGATCAGGAAATTAAAAGAAAGAAGAATGGCAATTAAGGAAATTGCTGAGTATTTTGAAAATTAA